From Corticium candelabrum chromosome 13, ooCorCand1.1, whole genome shotgun sequence, a single genomic window includes:
- the LOC134188862 gene encoding uncharacterized protein LOC134188862 — protein MTSQQSLQSRLDSDLSSSLKDSASIRDRARLNTISGQHAGAWLRALPNLSLGLAMLSKEFSVALRVWLGIPIFNLPADAKRCTGGAIIDKFGDHLLGCNQEQNLRMKCHNALCEVVFNALLVDDSRCRREMRCSRTSNSRHGDIFHPNFEHGLPTYFDLTVQNSLQPSYLVQAAACPGAAAAAGDFEKDQWHDAMVSNTGGIFHPLVVESFGLWTPNSLQVLKIIARRASYLNNAGISRSVCNLHQQLSVKV, from the coding sequence ATGACCAGTCAACAAAGTTTGCAGAGTAGGCTGGATTCTGATTTAAGTTCTTCCCTCAAAGATTCTGCTAGTATTCGAGATCGCGCTAGACTGAACACCATTTCTGGCCAACATGCTGGTGCATGGTTGCGGGCATTGCCAAACCTAAGCCTCGGCCTCGCCATGCTCAGCAAAGAATTTAGTGTTGCTTTGAGAGTCTGGTTGGGCATTCCAATCTTCAACTTGCCTGCTGATGCCAAGCGCTGTACAGGTGGTGCAATCATTGACAAATTCGGTGATCATTTATTGGGTTGCAACCAAGAGCAGAATCTGAGAATGAAGTGTCACAATGCACTCTGTGAAGTAGTCTTCAATGCACTCCTAGTGGATGATTCTCGTTGTCGTCGAGAAATGCGATGCAGTAGGACAAGCAATTCAAGACATGGTGATATTTTTCACCCGAATTTCGAACATGGTCTTCCGACATACTTTGACTTGACCGTCCAAAACTCGTTACAGCCATCCTACCTTGTTCAAGCAGCCGCTTGTCCAGgggcagcagctgcagcaggagATTTTGAGAAAGATCAGTGGCATGATGCGATGGTTTCGAACACTGGAGGTATTTTTCATCCCCTCGTGGTGGAGTCTTTTGGATTATGGACACCGAACAGTTTACAAGTACTTAAAATTATAGCGCGAAGGGCTTCGTATCTGAACAATGCTGGTATCAGTAGATCGGTTTGTAATTTGCatcagcaactgtctgtaaagGTATAG
- the LOC134188863 gene encoding uncharacterized protein LOC134188863, protein MIGAEECLGNSYISVELTKDAQVLEDITLVPDDLALESVKAAAQHACPYCLPESDNFQAIMTEISSLQVTSICHIPKRVRPLLSEILALEFQQSVNSDLWGFVRLSLFAKAVLRPPLRGGKKKRHVVSACLLSRLQQWQAGDLVSLWSEVRNDAIHNIKVRKSFTLSQRNTRHALFLASEGRYGDAMRSLRSNGCAPVNDLDSFEELKLRHSSQPLPE, encoded by the coding sequence ATGATAGGTGCAGAGGAGTGTCTAGGAAATTCCTATATTTCTGTTGAACTGACGAAAGATGCACAAGTCCTGGAAGACATTACTTTGGTCCCTGATGATCTGGCTCTGGAAAGCGTGAAAGCAGCTGCACAGCATGCTTGTCCATATTGTCTTCCTGaatcagacaattttcaaGCAATAATGACGGAAATATCTTCTCTTCAGGTCACATCGATTTGTCATATACCGAAACGAGTTCGACCTCTTCTTTCAGAAATCTTAGCATTAGAATTTCAACAGTCTGTCAATAGCGATTTGTGGGGTTTCGTACGTTTGTCTCTCTTTGCTAAAGCAGTTTTGAGACCACCACTTCGAGGAGGTAAGAAGAAGAGGCATGTTGTAAGTGCTTGTCTACTCTCACGTTTGCAACAATGGCAAGCAGGAGATCTGGTATCTTTATGGAGCGAAGTTAGAAATGATGCCATTCATAACATCAAGGTTCGCAAGTCGTTTACTTTGTCCCAGAGAAACACACGACATGCCTTGTTTCTGGCCAGTGAGGGTCGCTATGGAGATGCTATGCGGTCATTGAGATCTAATGGTTGTGCTCCTGTGAATGATTTGGATTCTTTTGAAGAACTCAAACTTCGCCATTCTTCTCAACCATTGCCAGAATGA
- the LOC134189289 gene encoding uncharacterized protein LOC134189289 encodes MERMDMFEKSARKGRRGACVDVGCRIDPLDVVAGQLLGLTFSLEQTTPVNNPALASDKCLYPGFCHLHGSSARQVTVRQQAQVLLQQQGGLSSSAETHKTVEISQS; translated from the coding sequence ATGGAGCGAATGGATATGTTTGAGAAGAGTGCGAGGAAAGGTCGCAGAGGTGCCTGTGTGGACGTCGGATGTAGAATCGACCCTCTGGACGTCGTTGCTGGCCAACTTTTGGGTCTCACTTTCTCTTTAGAGCAGACAACGCCCGTCAACAACCCTGCGCTGGCATCAGACAAGTGTCTCTATCCAGGATTTTGCCACTTACACGGTTCGTCTGCTCGTCAAGTGACAGTTCGACAGCAGGCCCAAGTTTTGTTACAACAGCAAGGAGGATTGTCGTCTAGTGCtgagacacacaaaacagttGAAATATCACAATCGTAA